In Microbacterium esteraromaticum, the following proteins share a genomic window:
- a CDS encoding APC family permease translates to MPLARRLSLTDAVAIGLGSMIGAGVFAVWSPALGVAGSGILVALGIAALVAFCNATSSAQLATVHPVAGGTYAYARAEIGPWSGFIAGWCFVIGKIASCAAMAMTFAAYAAPEGWRTTVAVLAVAALATVNCFGVTRTALLTRILVAISLLGLAAVTASAFAAAPAAAPAPLPDATAYGVLQGAGLLFFAFAGYARIATMGEEVVDPARTIPRAIVLALGGAVVVYVLVALAVMLTLGADAIGSAHPLADVAAVAGWGWTEPVVRVAGATASLGALLALITGIGRTTLAMARESDLPRFLAVIDPRWQVPQRAEIVVAMIVIGIVVLADLRGAIGFSSFGVLLYYLIANAAAFRQQADVRRYPRSLQVIGAIGCLVLVSTLPVVASLIGTGVVLAGVGYRMLRLRVTAR, encoded by the coding sequence ATGCCCCTCGCCCGCCGCCTGAGCCTCACCGACGCCGTCGCGATCGGACTCGGATCGATGATCGGAGCCGGCGTGTTCGCCGTGTGGTCCCCAGCACTCGGCGTCGCCGGATCGGGCATCCTCGTCGCGCTGGGCATCGCGGCGCTGGTCGCGTTCTGCAACGCCACCTCCTCCGCGCAGCTGGCGACCGTGCATCCGGTCGCCGGCGGCACCTACGCCTACGCACGAGCCGAGATCGGGCCATGGTCGGGTTTCATCGCGGGGTGGTGCTTCGTGATCGGCAAGATCGCCAGCTGCGCCGCAATGGCCATGACGTTCGCGGCGTACGCCGCTCCCGAGGGCTGGCGCACGACCGTCGCCGTGCTCGCCGTCGCCGCCCTCGCCACCGTCAACTGCTTCGGCGTCACGCGAACAGCGCTTCTCACGCGCATCCTCGTGGCGATCTCGCTGCTCGGGCTCGCCGCTGTCACGGCATCCGCGTTCGCTGCCGCACCCGCTGCCGCACCTGCTCCCCTGCCCGACGCGACCGCGTACGGCGTGCTGCAGGGCGCCGGGCTGCTGTTCTTCGCCTTCGCCGGCTACGCGCGGATCGCGACCATGGGCGAGGAGGTCGTCGACCCGGCACGGACCATCCCCCGCGCGATCGTGCTCGCCCTCGGCGGCGCCGTCGTCGTGTACGTGCTCGTCGCCCTGGCCGTCATGCTGACTCTGGGGGCGGATGCCATCGGCAGCGCGCACCCGCTCGCCGACGTCGCCGCCGTCGCAGGCTGGGGCTGGACAGAACCTGTGGTGCGCGTCGCGGGTGCGACGGCATCGCTGGGCGCCCTGCTCGCGCTGATCACCGGCATCGGCCGCACGACTCTGGCGATGGCGCGCGAATCGGATCTGCCTCGGTTCCTCGCCGTGATCGACCCGCGCTGGCAGGTGCCGCAGCGGGCGGAGATCGTCGTGGCGATGATCGTGATCGGCATCGTGGTGCTCGCCGACCTGCGCGGCGCGATCGGCTTCTCGTCGTTCGGGGTGCTGCTGTACTACCTGATCGCGAACGCGGCGGCCTTCCGTCAGCAGGCGGACGTGCGGCGCTACCCTCGCTCGCTGCAGGTGATCGGCGCGATCGGATGCCTCGTGCTGGTCTCGACCCTGCCGGTCGTGGCCTCGCTGATCGGCACGGGCGTGGTGCTGGCCGGCGTGGGCTACCGGATGCTGCGGCTGCGCGTCACCGCACGCTGA